ACTAAGTCCTATATTAGGATCTGCACTTGCTGCAGTTGTATGGTTTTTACCATTTTGGGCGATTCCGATTTTATGTGCTATTTCAATTATTTTATTATTAGTGTTAGTAAAAGCAAAAAAACAAGAAGAGCAAGTGCCACCGCTTAAAGAATTTATTCATTCCATCGTTTCTACATTTCGAGAAAAAGGAAGATGGTTAGTTGCAATTTTTATATTAGGTGCAATCATCATGCTTATTTTATTTGGAATTCTTTTTTATTTGTCGACTATATTGGAATCAAAGTACGACATTCATGGCGTTTGGAAAGGGTGTATACTTGCAATTCCGTTGCTTGTACTATCGCTCAGTTCATATATGGCGGGAAAGAAAATTGGGGATAAACAAGATGTTATGAAAAAGTGTATATATATCGGCTTTATATTAGCAGCGTTGTCGGTTATCATACCGTTGTTTTTAAAAGGGATTTATTTGTTACTTCTTTGCCTTGTTATTATGGGGATAGGTATTGGTATCGCCTTACCATGTTTAGATGCCCTTATTACACAAGGTATTGAAAAAGAGCAGAGGGGAACAGTTACGTCATTTTATAGTTCAATGCGCTTTATTGGTGTAGCTGCTGGACCACCTCTATATTCTTTTTTTATGAAGGGAGCAGATTATGAGGTATTCTATGTAACAAGTATTTTTGCTGTCATTGGGGCAATCGTAACAATTGTATGGATTAAACCCGCAAAAGATAAAGCGATGTTAAAACCACAACCTGAACCCACTTCTTAACTTTAAAAGCTTGTTTTGAAAGAGAATTGCATGGTACGTATCGCGAGCATACAATTCTCTTTCGTTTAGCTAGGAAAAGCGAACTGTTTTAACATATAAAGAGCACCCCCCCATATAATCACTCCCGAAACTTTATTTAATACTCCGATTGTTTTCCCTGTTGAATCGATCCCTTTTAACATTTTTCCGGCAAAAGCTAACCCGATAA
The DNA window shown above is from Bacillus clarus and carries:
- a CDS encoding MFS transporter yields the protein MTKGFEINMLKKENCCLIALASVPLVMTLGNSMLIPILPTIEKKLHISSFQVSMIITIYSVVAILLIPIAGYLSDRWGRKIVMVPSLLIAAIGGAITGWVSWKVENPYVWILIGRAIQGIGAAGAMPVVIPCVGDLYKDEKQVSTGLGIIETSNTFGKVLSPILGSALAAVVWFLPFWAIPILCAISIILLLVLVKAKKQEEQVPPLKEFIHSIVSTFREKGRWLVAIFILGAIIMLILFGILFYLSTILESKYDIHGVWKGCILAIPLLVLSLSSYMAGKKIGDKQDVMKKCIYIGFILAALSVIIPLFLKGIYLLLLCLVIMGIGIGIALPCLDALITQGIEKEQRGTVTSFYSSMRFIGVAAGPPLYSFFMKGADYEVFYVTSIFAVIGAIVTIVWIKPAKDKAMLKPQPEPTS